A genomic region of Streptomyces diastaticus subsp. diastaticus contains the following coding sequences:
- a CDS encoding Fur family transcriptional regulator, translated as MSDLLERLRGRGWRMTAQRRVVAEVLDGDHVHLTADEVHAKAAAKLPEISRATVYNTLGEMVTLGEVIEVATDGRAKRYDPNAHRPHHHLVCARCGAIRDVHPTGNPLADLPDQERFGFTVSEVEVTYRGVCPHCAAA; from the coding sequence ATGAGTGACCTGCTGGAACGACTTCGCGGACGCGGCTGGCGGATGACCGCCCAGCGGCGCGTCGTGGCCGAGGTCCTCGACGGGGACCACGTGCACCTGACCGCTGACGAGGTGCACGCGAAAGCCGCCGCGAAGCTGCCGGAGATCTCCCGCGCGACGGTCTACAACACGCTCGGCGAGATGGTGACACTCGGCGAGGTCATCGAGGTGGCCACGGACGGCCGCGCCAAGCGGTACGACCCGAACGCGCACCGCCCCCACCACCACCTGGTCTGCGCCCGGTGCGGCGCCATCCGGGACGTGCACCCCACGGGAAACCCGCTGGCGGACCTGCCCGACCAGGAGCGCTTCGGCTTCACCGTCTCCGAGGTCGAGGTCACCTACCGGGGCGTCTGCCCCCACTGCGCCGCCGCCTGA
- a CDS encoding tetratricopeptide repeat protein has translation MDVMGDKATLLNMARFVEPADREDTDTGTAEDEVRRLGVTGAGDTASMSVIGAELLRRGDLDGAEPLLRAATAEGDRAAANNLGVLLHQRGYAEEAAGWWKVAAVAGSPAAAHALGRHHRERGDEPAAEYWLRQSAEQGHALGAYALADLLEHRREEGAERWMRAAAERGHREAAHRLARILDERGATSEDAAHEAEQWYRQAAARGHRRAALRLGTILEGRGKLKEAGRWYLTSAKEGEPEAACALGFLLRDAGDEENAALWWLKAAKEGDGNAANALGALHAERGETQTAERWYRAALDAGDVNGAYNLGLLCAAQNRTAQADQWYRRAAYAGHREAANALAVLLLQENDADGAEPWFSKAAELGSVDAAFNLGILHAGRGDQRGAQRWYERAAAAGHTEAAFQAGIALLRDGDERGAERHLRCAAGGGSADGAYYLASLLDARAPHGEQPALGMPALERTESEEWYERAAHLGHRRAQVRIGMIAAARGDVVEAARWYRTAAEAGSRNGAFNLGLLLAREGSEPEAAVWWTQAADAGHGRAALRLALLHARRGELAESDRWCGRAVELGPEEVAARAGRLRDQLQQELTA, from the coding sequence ATGGACGTTATGGGGGACAAGGCGACTCTGTTGAACATGGCCCGGTTTGTGGAGCCGGCCGACCGGGAGGACACCGACACCGGTACGGCCGAGGACGAGGTGCGCCGACTCGGCGTGACGGGCGCGGGTGATACCGCCTCGATGAGCGTGATCGGCGCCGAACTGCTGCGCCGGGGCGATCTCGACGGCGCCGAACCGCTGCTGCGCGCCGCCACCGCCGAGGGTGACCGCGCCGCCGCCAACAACCTCGGCGTCCTCCTCCACCAGCGGGGCTACGCCGAAGAGGCCGCCGGGTGGTGGAAGGTGGCCGCCGTCGCCGGGTCGCCCGCCGCCGCCCACGCCCTCGGCCGCCACCACCGCGAGCGTGGCGACGAGCCCGCCGCCGAGTACTGGCTGCGCCAGTCCGCCGAGCAGGGCCACGCCCTCGGCGCCTACGCCCTCGCCGACCTGCTGGAGCACCGCCGCGAGGAGGGCGCCGAGCGGTGGATGCGGGCCGCCGCCGAGCGGGGCCACCGCGAGGCCGCGCATCGGCTCGCCCGCATCCTCGACGAACGCGGCGCCACCAGCGAGGACGCCGCGCACGAGGCCGAACAGTGGTACCGCCAGGCCGCAGCCCGCGGGCATCGGCGCGCCGCGCTCCGGCTCGGCACCATCCTGGAGGGCCGCGGCAAGCTGAAGGAGGCCGGCCGCTGGTACCTCACCTCCGCCAAGGAGGGCGAGCCGGAGGCGGCCTGCGCGCTCGGCTTCCTGCTGCGGGACGCCGGGGACGAGGAGAACGCCGCCCTGTGGTGGCTCAAGGCCGCCAAGGAGGGGGACGGCAACGCCGCCAACGCCCTCGGCGCGCTCCACGCCGAGCGGGGCGAGACCCAGACCGCCGAGCGCTGGTACCGCGCGGCCCTGGACGCCGGTGACGTCAACGGCGCCTACAACCTCGGCCTGCTCTGCGCCGCGCAGAACCGCACCGCCCAGGCCGACCAGTGGTACCGCCGGGCCGCCTACGCGGGCCACCGCGAGGCCGCCAACGCCCTCGCCGTCCTCCTCCTCCAGGAGAACGACGCGGACGGCGCCGAGCCCTGGTTCTCCAAGGCCGCCGAACTCGGCAGCGTCGATGCCGCGTTCAACCTCGGCATCCTGCACGCCGGGCGCGGCGACCAGCGCGGCGCCCAGCGGTGGTACGAGAGGGCCGCCGCGGCCGGGCACACCGAGGCGGCCTTCCAGGCCGGGATCGCCCTGCTCCGCGACGGCGACGAGCGCGGTGCCGAGCGCCACCTGCGGTGCGCGGCGGGCGGCGGCAGCGCCGACGGCGCCTACTACCTCGCCTCCCTCCTCGACGCCCGTGCCCCGCACGGGGAGCAGCCCGCCCTCGGGATGCCCGCCCTGGAGCGGACCGAGAGCGAGGAGTGGTACGAGCGTGCCGCGCACCTGGGGCACCGGCGCGCGCAGGTCCGTATCGGGATGATCGCCGCTGCGCGCGGTGACGTGGTCGAGGCCGCGCGGTGGTACCGCACGGCGGCCGAGGCCGGCAGCCGGAACGGCGCCTTCAACCTCGGGCTGCTGCTGGCCCGCGAAGGGAGCGAGCCCGAGGCCGCCGTCTGGTGGACGCAGGCCGCCGACGCCGGGCACGGGCGGGCCGCGCTCCGGCTGGCGCTGCTGCACGCCCGTCGCGGGGAGCTGGCCGAGTCCGACCGGTGGTGTGGGCGGGCCGTGGAGCTGGGGCCCGAGGAGGTGGCCGCCCGTGCGGGGCGGCTGCGGGATCAGCTTCAGCAGGAGCTCACGGCCTGA
- a CDS encoding UPF0182 family membrane protein, which yields MPDRGGGPTGPRIRVGRPSRRSRTLLMTLGVLAVLAMLFVMFAGFWTDWLWYRAVDFSSVFTTTLWTKIGLFFVFGLLMALAVGVNVWLAHRLRPPLSAMSLEQQSLDRYRMSIAPYKKWMLVGVTAVIGLISGASAAGQWRTWLLWINGVSFGEKDPQFGKDVSFYAFDLPWYRFLLGFGFAAVVLSLIAAALVHYLYGGLRVTSPGARATGAATGHLSVLLGLFVALKAVAYWLDRYGLAVKSSDFKAAGNWTGLRYVDANAYLPAKTILFCIAVICALLFFATLWRRTWQLPVIGFGLMVLSAILIGGLYPAIVQKFQVDPNEQAKEAPYVEQNLKATKKAYGIDDAQVTEYSGKAETEDRTELRGEVAKAASIRLLDPNIVSPTFQQLQQMKGYYAFPQNLDVDRYKDADGNTKDTVIGLRELNLNGIPKNNWINDHFRYTHGFGVVAAEGTTADGEGRPVFTESDLPSKGDLVKNKYEQRIYYGERTEQYSIVGGPQKEIDYSDDDGEKTTSFSGKGGVDLSNPVNRAAYAVAFGEPQILYSGAIGEGSQVLYNRTPKDRVEAVAPWLTIDGDAYPAVVDGKIQWIVDAYTTSNGYPYSSRTTLGDTTADSLTAENQQRAVVAQENQVNYIRNSVKATVDAYDGTVKLYEWDTKDPVLKTWMKSFPGTVEPRSDISEELMDHLRYPQDLFKVQRELLTRYHVDNANTFLSGSQVWQVPDDPTNKSGESVPAYYLSMRMPDQEQQAFSLTTTFTPNNRDNLSAFMAVNAEADADDYGKIRVLKLPASTTVSGPKQVQSQFNSEQDIAESIRLLRGGDSEVEYGNLLTVPLDGGLLYVEPVYVRGGGLKYPLLRKVLVTYGGATAFEDTLGEALDKIFGAEGEQPPGEQPEKPTEPPTGGNAVEEALKDAQKAFDDGQAALKEGDWEAYGKAQAELEKALEAMEKADAEAGAGKNADKDPGGSAGSEDAAKDEKDEKDGGKKPAEQAADRS from the coding sequence ATGCCGGACCGCGGCGGAGGCCCCACGGGGCCGCGGATCAGAGTCGGCCGACCGTCCCGGCGCTCCAGGACCCTGCTCATGACGTTGGGCGTGCTGGCCGTACTGGCCATGCTCTTCGTCATGTTCGCCGGATTCTGGACGGACTGGCTCTGGTACCGGGCGGTCGACTTCTCCTCCGTCTTCACCACCACGCTGTGGACCAAGATCGGCCTGTTCTTCGTCTTCGGACTCCTGATGGCGCTCGCGGTGGGGGTGAACGTCTGGCTGGCACACCGGCTGCGCCCACCGCTCAGCGCCATGTCGCTGGAGCAGCAGAGCCTCGACCGCTACCGGATGAGCATCGCGCCGTACAAGAAGTGGATGCTCGTCGGCGTCACCGCCGTGATCGGACTCATCTCCGGCGCCTCGGCGGCCGGGCAGTGGCGGACCTGGCTGCTGTGGATCAACGGCGTCTCCTTCGGTGAGAAGGACCCGCAGTTCGGCAAGGACGTCTCGTTCTACGCCTTCGACCTGCCGTGGTACCGCTTCCTGCTGGGCTTCGGCTTCGCCGCGGTGGTGCTCTCGCTGATCGCCGCCGCCCTGGTCCACTACCTCTACGGCGGACTGCGCGTCACCAGCCCCGGTGCCCGCGCCACCGGTGCGGCCACCGGCCACCTCTCGGTGCTGCTCGGCCTCTTCGTCGCCCTCAAGGCGGTCGCCTACTGGCTGGACCGGTACGGCCTCGCGGTGAAGTCCAGTGACTTCAAGGCCGCGGGCAACTGGACCGGCCTCAGGTACGTCGACGCCAACGCCTACCTCCCGGCGAAGACGATCCTCTTCTGCATCGCCGTGATCTGCGCCCTGCTGTTCTTCGCGACGCTGTGGCGCCGCACCTGGCAGTTGCCGGTGATCGGCTTCGGCCTCATGGTCCTCTCCGCCATCCTCATCGGCGGTCTCTACCCGGCCATCGTCCAGAAGTTCCAGGTCGACCCGAACGAGCAGGCCAAGGAAGCCCCCTACGTCGAGCAGAACCTCAAGGCCACCAAGAAGGCCTACGGGATCGACGACGCGCAGGTCACCGAGTACTCGGGCAAGGCCGAGACGGAGGACCGCACCGAGCTGCGCGGCGAGGTCGCCAAGGCGGCCAGCATCCGCCTCCTCGACCCGAACATCGTCTCGCCCACCTTCCAGCAGCTTCAGCAGATGAAGGGCTACTACGCCTTCCCGCAGAACCTGGACGTGGACCGCTACAAGGACGCCGACGGCAACACCAAGGACACCGTCATCGGCCTGCGGGAGCTGAATCTCAACGGCATCCCGAAGAACAACTGGATCAACGACCACTTCCGCTACACCCACGGGTTCGGCGTGGTCGCCGCCGAGGGCACCACGGCCGACGGCGAGGGCCGCCCGGTCTTCACCGAATCGGACCTGCCCTCCAAGGGCGACCTGGTGAAGAACAAGTACGAGCAGCGGATCTACTACGGCGAGCGCACCGAGCAGTACTCGATCGTCGGCGGTCCCCAGAAGGAGATCGACTACTCCGACGACGACGGTGAGAAGACGACGAGCTTCTCCGGCAAGGGCGGGGTCGACCTCTCCAACCCGGTGAACCGCGCCGCCTACGCCGTCGCCTTCGGCGAGCCGCAGATCCTCTACTCGGGAGCGATCGGTGAGGGCTCGCAGGTCCTGTACAACCGCACCCCGAAGGACCGCGTCGAGGCGGTCGCCCCCTGGCTGACCATCGACGGCGACGCCTACCCGGCCGTGGTCGACGGCAAGATCCAGTGGATCGTCGACGCGTACACGACGAGCAACGGCTACCCGTACTCCTCGCGCACCACCCTCGGCGACACCACGGCGGACTCGCTGACCGCGGAGAACCAGCAGCGGGCGGTGGTGGCCCAGGAGAACCAGGTCAACTACATCCGCAACTCCGTCAAGGCCACCGTCGACGCCTACGACGGCACGGTGAAGCTCTACGAGTGGGACACCAAGGACCCGGTCCTCAAGACCTGGATGAAGTCCTTCCCCGGCACGGTCGAGCCGCGGAGCGACATCTCCGAGGAGCTGATGGACCACCTGCGGTACCCGCAGGACCTCTTCAAGGTCCAGCGTGAGCTGCTCACCCGCTACCACGTGGACAACGCCAACACCTTCCTCTCCGGCAGCCAGGTCTGGCAGGTTCCGGACGACCCGACCAACAAGTCGGGCGAATCGGTCCCCGCCTACTACCTCAGCATGCGGATGCCGGACCAGGAGCAGCAGGCGTTCTCGCTGACCACGACGTTCACGCCCAACAACCGCGACAACCTGAGCGCCTTCATGGCGGTCAACGCGGAGGCGGACGCGGACGACTACGGGAAGATCAGAGTCCTGAAACTCCCGGCCAGCACCACGGTCAGCGGCCCCAAGCAGGTGCAGAGCCAGTTCAACTCCGAACAGGACATCGCCGAGTCCATCCGCCTGCTGCGCGGCGGCGACTCCGAGGTCGAGTACGGAAACCTGCTGACGGTGCCCCTCGACGGCGGTCTGCTCTACGTCGAGCCGGTCTACGTCCGAGGCGGCGGCCTCAAGTACCCGCTGCTCCGCAAGGTCCTGGTCACCTACGGTGGCGCCACCGCCTTCGAGGACACCCTCGGCGAGGCGCTGGACAAGATCTTCGGAGCCGAGGGCGAGCAGCCGCCGGGCGAGCAGCCCGAGAAGCCGACCGAGCCGCCGACCGGCGGCAACGCGGTGGAGGAGGCCCTGAAGGACGCCCAGAAGGCGTTCGACGACGGGCAGGCCGCGCTGAAGGAAGGCGACTGGGAGGCGTACGGCAAGGCCCAGGCCGAGCTGGAGAAGGCGCTCGAAGCCATGGAGAAGGCCGACGCCGAGGCGGGTGCCGGCAAGAACGCCGACAAGGACCCCGGCGGCTCCGCCGGTTCCGAGGACGCGGCCAAGGACGAGAAGGACGAGAAGGACGGCGGCAAGAAGCCGGCGGAACAGGCGGCCGACCGGAGCTGA
- a CDS encoding PPA1309 family protein gives MSNLSPSGPPMAGSPLTRAVLEIDEYVAGLGWDRPALLFALVDTGRLRSEEPGLADRLGIGEDVPDAAPLTPVEQEEIPAGKPLDEFLATIAWPDAVAGCAIAVERLMLPPSAEAQVPDGLGDAALAKWVAAHPDRQEVRMTVGVLRDGTRDSALRLREKDASTEVLTGADLVPGLAEALAATFEE, from the coding sequence ATGTCCAATCTCTCCCCCTCCGGCCCTCCGATGGCCGGCTCTCCCCTCACCCGCGCCGTGCTGGAGATCGACGAGTACGTCGCCGGTCTCGGCTGGGACCGTCCCGCCCTGCTCTTCGCCCTGGTCGACACCGGACGCCTGCGTTCCGAGGAGCCCGGTCTCGCCGACCGCCTCGGTATCGGCGAGGACGTGCCCGACGCCGCTCCTCTGACCCCGGTCGAACAGGAGGAGATCCCGGCCGGGAAGCCGCTGGACGAGTTCCTCGCCACCATCGCCTGGCCGGACGCGGTGGCCGGCTGCGCCATCGCCGTGGAGCGGCTGATGCTGCCGCCGTCGGCCGAGGCCCAGGTCCCCGACGGGCTCGGCGACGCCGCGCTGGCGAAGTGGGTCGCCGCCCACCCGGACCGCCAGGAGGTCCGGATGACGGTCGGCGTGCTCCGCGACGGCACCCGCGACTCCGCGCTGCGGCTGCGGGAGAAGGACGCCTCGACCGAGGTGCTGACCGGCGCGGACCTGGTCCCGGGACTGGCCGAGGCGCTGGCGGCGACCTTCGAGGAGTAG
- a CDS encoding YlbL family protein has protein sequence MPRRTATMLTSTLLLIALLCAGVLIKVPYAEMTPGPTVNTLGDHDGEPVLDIKGHKTYPTDGHLNMTTVRVTSPDYRMNLFQAVAGWLAHDNVVVPHETLYPDGKTEEQSTQENAEEFSQSQESAKVAALRELDIPVSTRVVVATVVKGNPAEGKLHAGDVIKSVDGSPVRKPGDVAKLVTKHEPGEPVVFTIVPAADAAAAEKAGEEPASTERVTVTTARAGKSGAEAERAIVGIQAGTDHTFPFTVDIKLADVGGPSAGLMFALGIVDKLSPDDLTGGKFIAGTGTIDEEGTVGPIGGISMKTVGARAKGARFFLTPADNCATAARDIPDGLTLVKVDTIDDALDSLKKIREDRTGALPACTTG, from the coding sequence ATGCCACGCCGTACCGCGACGATGCTGACGTCCACCTTGCTGCTGATCGCGCTGCTCTGCGCGGGAGTGCTCATCAAGGTGCCGTACGCGGAGATGACGCCCGGGCCGACCGTCAACACCCTCGGCGACCACGACGGGGAGCCCGTCCTCGACATCAAGGGCCACAAGACCTATCCGACCGACGGCCACCTCAACATGACCACGGTCCGGGTCACCAGCCCCGACTACCGGATGAACCTCTTCCAGGCCGTCGCCGGCTGGCTCGCCCACGACAACGTGGTGGTGCCGCACGAGACGCTCTACCCCGACGGCAAGACCGAGGAGCAGTCCACGCAGGAGAACGCCGAGGAGTTCTCCCAGTCGCAGGAGAGCGCCAAGGTCGCCGCCCTGCGCGAGCTGGACATCCCGGTCTCCACCCGGGTCGTCGTCGCCACCGTCGTCAAGGGCAACCCGGCCGAGGGCAAGCTGCACGCCGGGGACGTCATCAAGAGCGTGGACGGCTCCCCGGTCCGCAAGCCCGGCGACGTCGCGAAACTGGTGACCAAGCACGAGCCGGGCGAGCCGGTCGTCTTCACCATCGTCCCCGCCGCCGACGCGGCCGCCGCCGAGAAGGCCGGCGAGGAGCCCGCCTCCACCGAGCGGGTCACCGTCACCACCGCACGCGCCGGCAAGAGCGGCGCCGAGGCCGAGCGGGCCATCGTCGGCATCCAGGCCGGCACCGACCACACCTTCCCGTTCACCGTCGACATCAAGCTGGCCGACGTCGGCGGCCCGAGCGCGGGGCTGATGTTCGCCCTCGGCATCGTCGACAAGCTCAGCCCCGACGACCTGACCGGCGGCAAGTTCATCGCCGGCACCGGCACCATCGACGAGGAGGGGACGGTCGGCCCCATCGGCGGTATCAGCATGAAGACCGTCGGGGCCCGCGCCAAAGGCGCGCGGTTCTTCCTCACCCCGGCCGACAACTGCGCCACCGCCGCCCGGGACATCCCCGACGGCCTCACCCTCGTCAAGGTCGACACCATCGACGACGCGCTCGACTCCCTGAAGAAGATCCGCGAGGACCGCACCGGCGCGCTGCCCGCCTGCACGACGGGCTGA
- a CDS encoding molybdenum cofactor biosynthesis protein MoaE, with product MASTQASPQPEHPERADHPGERAAADPIALLAVRDTPLSLDEVFKAVGEDAAGGTALFVGTVRNHDGGAEVARLGYSAHPTAEAELRRVAERVVAAHPVRALAAVHRTGDLKVGEIAVIAAVSCPHRAEAFAACRMLIDDLKHEVPLWKHQTFGDGTEEWVGAC from the coding sequence ATGGCATCCACCCAGGCGTCCCCCCAGCCCGAGCACCCGGAGCGTGCGGACCACCCGGGGGAGCGGGCCGCCGCCGACCCGATCGCGTTGCTGGCCGTGCGCGACACCCCGCTCTCGCTGGACGAGGTGTTCAAGGCGGTCGGCGAGGACGCGGCGGGCGGCACCGCCCTCTTCGTCGGCACCGTGCGCAACCACGACGGCGGCGCCGAGGTGGCCCGGCTCGGCTACTCCGCCCACCCCACGGCCGAGGCGGAGCTGCGCCGCGTCGCCGAGCGGGTCGTCGCCGCCCACCCGGTGCGGGCGCTCGCCGCCGTCCACCGCACCGGCGACCTCAAGGTCGGCGAGATCGCGGTGATCGCCGCCGTCTCCTGCCCGCACCGCGCCGAGGCGTTCGCCGCCTGCCGGATGCTCATCGACGACCTCAAGCACGAGGTGCCGCTCTGGAAGCACCAGACCTTCGGCGACGGCACCGAGGAGTGGGTCGGCGCCTGCTGA
- a CDS encoding SDR family oxidoreductase: MSSPDPQVRAARNPADLSSEPSAADADRTHVTETSGPTDPLSESRNPPEGAFGSSDTPEPATERAARPVRGPVVAVTGAADGVGALLTERLAASEEIKRVIAIDERRGECEGAEWQILDVRDPALAEKLRGVDVVVHLALDLDLESDPAARTAFNVRGTQTVLTAAPAAGVHRVVLCTSAMVYGALPDNDLPLSEDAELRATAEATGVGDLLEIERLARRAPRTHPGLNVTVVRPAVLVGGGTDTALTRYFESPRLLVVADSRPAWQFCHIEDLCAALEYAVLERVEGDLAVGCDGWLEQEEVEELSGIRRMELPSAVALGAAARLHRIGLTPSPAGDLAYTMYPWVVSGSRLHHAGWRPRWTNEEVLGELLAEVAGRHTVAGRRLGRKDATAAGAAGATVALLGTAAIVRRARKARRRI; the protein is encoded by the coding sequence GTGAGTTCCCCAGATCCGCAGGTTCGCGCAGCGCGAAACCCGGCCGACCTCTCGTCCGAACCGAGCGCGGCCGATGCGGACCGCACGCATGTGACCGAAACGTCCGGCCCCACCGACCCCCTCTCCGAGAGCCGGAACCCGCCCGAAGGGGCCTTCGGGAGCTCCGACACGCCCGAACCCGCTACGGAGCGGGCAGCCCGTCCCGTCCGCGGCCCCGTGGTCGCGGTCACCGGCGCCGCCGACGGCGTCGGCGCCCTGCTGACCGAGCGGCTCGCCGCCTCCGAGGAGATCAAGCGGGTCATCGCGATCGACGAGCGGCGCGGGGAGTGCGAAGGCGCCGAGTGGCAGATCCTCGACGTACGGGACCCGGCGCTCGCCGAGAAGCTGCGCGGCGTCGACGTCGTCGTCCACCTCGCCCTCGACCTCGACCTGGAGTCCGACCCGGCCGCCCGGACGGCCTTCAACGTCCGCGGCACCCAGACCGTGCTGACCGCCGCCCCGGCCGCCGGTGTGCACCGCGTGGTGCTCTGCACCTCGGCCATGGTCTACGGCGCGCTCCCCGACAACGACCTGCCGCTCTCGGAGGACGCCGAACTGCGCGCCACCGCCGAGGCGACCGGCGTCGGCGACCTCCTGGAGATCGAGCGGCTCGCCAGACGCGCCCCACGCACCCACCCCGGACTCAACGTCACCGTGGTGCGCCCCGCCGTGCTGGTCGGCGGCGGCACCGACACCGCGCTGACCAGGTACTTCGAGTCGCCCCGGCTGCTGGTCGTCGCCGACTCGCGGCCCGCCTGGCAGTTCTGCCACATCGAGGACCTGTGCGCAGCCCTGGAGTACGCGGTGCTGGAGCGGGTCGAGGGCGACCTCGCCGTCGGGTGCGACGGCTGGCTGGAGCAGGAGGAGGTCGAGGAGCTGAGCGGCATCCGCCGCATGGAGCTGCCCTCCGCCGTGGCGCTGGGCGCCGCCGCGCGCCTCCACCGGATCGGCCTCACCCCGTCCCCCGCCGGTGACCTGGCGTACACGATGTACCCCTGGGTGGTCAGCGGCAGCAGGCTGCACCACGCAGGATGGCGGCCGCGGTGGACCAACGAGGAGGTCCTCGGGGAACTGCTGGCGGAGGTCGCCGGACGCCACACCGTCGCCGGGCGGCGCCTGGGCCGCAAGGACGCCACCGCCGCGGGAGCCGCCGGAGCCACCGTCGCCCTGCTCGGCACGGCCGCCATCGTGCGCCGGGCCCGGAAGGCGCGGCGCCGGATCTGA
- a CDS encoding zinc-dependent metalloprotease yields the protein MSDTPFGFGLPPEEPDDGDEGKKKDPQGGGAGQGPTNPLGFGMPGMPGIGPGAGDNPFAAMFGSLNPADLGAAFQQLGQMLSYEGGPVNWDMAKQIARQTVAQGTADGSKDASVGAAERHAVDEAVRLADHWLDGVTALPSGAGTSVAWSRAEWVEATLPVWQELVDPVAERVGAAMGDVLPEEMKAMAGPLLGMMRSMGGAMFGTQMGQAVGTLAGEVVGSTDVGLPLGPAGKAALLPLNIEALGKDLGIPLEEVRLYLALREAAHQRLFAHVPWLRSHLFGAVEGYARGIDVDTAKLEDAVSQLDPSNPEQLQEALQQGMFQPEDTPQQKAALARLETALALVEGWVDAVVHEAAKPRLASADALRETLRRRRASGGPAEQTFATLIGLELRPRRLRDASRLWASLADARGSDGRDALWEHPDMLPTAQDLDDPDGFVHREHADFSELDKLLGEAAGGPSLSKDQSGEQGDSRERDKGAAEDRDGDGEDREGGEGPR from the coding sequence GTGAGTGACACCCCATTCGGATTCGGCCTTCCGCCGGAGGAGCCGGACGACGGCGACGAGGGCAAGAAGAAGGACCCCCAGGGCGGTGGCGCCGGCCAGGGCCCGACCAACCCGCTCGGATTCGGCATGCCCGGTATGCCGGGCATCGGCCCGGGCGCCGGCGACAACCCGTTCGCCGCGATGTTCGGTTCGCTGAACCCGGCGGACCTGGGCGCCGCCTTCCAGCAGCTCGGCCAGATGCTCTCGTACGAGGGCGGCCCGGTGAACTGGGACATGGCCAAGCAGATCGCCCGCCAGACGGTGGCCCAGGGCACCGCCGACGGCAGCAAGGACGCGAGCGTCGGCGCGGCCGAGCGGCACGCCGTCGACGAGGCGGTGCGCCTGGCCGACCACTGGCTCGACGGCGTGACCGCGCTGCCCTCCGGGGCCGGCACCTCGGTGGCGTGGAGCCGCGCGGAGTGGGTCGAGGCGACGCTGCCGGTCTGGCAGGAGCTGGTCGACCCGGTCGCGGAGCGGGTCGGCGCCGCCATGGGCGACGTGCTGCCCGAGGAGATGAAGGCCATGGCGGGCCCGCTGCTCGGCATGATGCGCTCCATGGGCGGCGCCATGTTCGGCACGCAGATGGGCCAGGCCGTCGGCACCCTCGCCGGTGAGGTCGTCGGTTCCACGGACGTGGGGCTGCCGCTCGGCCCGGCCGGCAAGGCGGCCCTGCTGCCGCTGAACATCGAGGCCCTCGGCAAGGACCTCGGCATCCCGCTGGAGGAGGTCCGCCTCTACCTGGCTCTGCGGGAGGCCGCCCACCAGCGGCTCTTCGCCCACGTGCCGTGGCTGCGCTCGCACCTCTTCGGCGCCGTCGAGGGGTACGCCCGCGGCATCGACGTGGACACCGCCAAGCTGGAGGACGCGGTCAGCCAGCTCGACCCGTCCAACCCGGAGCAGCTCCAGGAAGCCCTTCAGCAGGGCATGTTCCAGCCGGAGGACACCCCGCAGCAGAAGGCCGCGCTGGCCCGTCTGGAGACGGCCCTGGCGCTGGTCGAGGGCTGGGTCGACGCCGTGGTCCACGAGGCCGCCAAGCCGCGCCTGGCCTCGGCCGACGCGCTGCGCGAGACGCTGCGCCGCCGCCGCGCCTCCGGCGGTCCGGCGGAGCAGACCTTCGCCACGCTGATCGGCCTGGAGCTGCGCCCCCGCCGCCTGCGGGACGCCTCCCGGCTGTGGGCCTCGCTGGCGGACGCCCGGGGCTCCGACGGGCGGGACGCCCTCTGGGAGCACCCGGACATGCTGCCGACCGCGCAGGACCTGGACGACCCGGACGGCTTCGTCCACCGTGAGCACGCGGACTTCTCCGAGCTGGACAAACTGCTCGGCGAGGCCGCGGGCGGCCCGTCCCTCTCCAAGGACCAGTCCGGTGAGCAGGGCGACTCCCGGGAGCGGGACAAGGGCGCCGCCGAGGACCGTGACGGCGACGGCGAGGACCGGGAAGGCGGCGAGGGTCCCCGGTGA
- a CDS encoding NUDIX hydrolase: MTLHDDAVLVLKGYEAQPELCRQYLDHLAAHPDGVYKPCVAGHLTASALVLDPSRGQVLLTLHRKLNMWLQMGGHCEAEDISVARAALREATEESGIPGLELLPGGPVRLDRHRIPAPCHWHLDVQYAAVAPPGADAAISDESLDLRWFGYDEVAGVADASVVRLLAAARDRLAAAG, from the coding sequence GTGACCCTCCACGACGACGCGGTCCTCGTCCTCAAGGGGTACGAGGCCCAGCCGGAGCTGTGCCGGCAGTACCTGGACCACCTGGCGGCCCACCCCGACGGTGTGTACAAGCCGTGCGTCGCCGGGCATCTCACCGCCAGCGCGCTGGTGCTCGACCCGTCCCGCGGGCAGGTCCTGCTCACCCTCCACCGCAAGCTGAACATGTGGCTCCAGATGGGCGGCCACTGCGAGGCCGAGGACATCTCGGTGGCCCGGGCCGCGCTGCGCGAGGCGACCGAGGAGTCGGGCATCCCGGGCCTGGAGCTGCTTCCGGGCGGGCCGGTCCGCCTCGACCGGCATCGCATCCCCGCTCCGTGCCACTGGCACCTGGACGTCCAGTACGCCGCCGTCGCCCCGCCGGGCGCGGACGCGGCGATCAGCGACGAGTCCCTGGACCTGCGCTGGTTCGGCTATGACGAGGTGGCGGGGGTGGCCGACGCCTCGGTCGTCCGGCTGCTGGCAGCCGCCCGGGACCGGCTGGCCGCGGCCGGCTGA